One Coregonus clupeaformis isolate EN_2021a chromosome 21, ASM2061545v1, whole genome shotgun sequence DNA window includes the following coding sequences:
- the LOC121535767 gene encoding DNA repair protein complementing XP-A cells homolog: protein MDLLEPPTPVKDHAASPSESKAKNCDLSPAMRAKIERNRQRALMLRQARLASRPSAGEGGGTSAKVAKTVDSGGGFFIDEEEEGQEEQRTKKVVHQPAPVMEADYLLCDDCDKPFMDSYLSNGFDLAVCDSCRDNEVKHKLMSRTEAKQLYLLKDCDLDQREPVLRFVLRKNPHNPHWGDMKLYLKLQVEKRSLEVWGSEEALEEAKESREENREVQKQKRFNKKVKELRRAVRSSVWTKDTSAHQHEYGPEELVDEEEDLYRKVCNTCGHELTYEKM, encoded by the exons ATGGAT CTGTTGGAGCCCCCCACGCCGGTGAAGGATCATGCTGCTTCTCCTTCGGAGTCCAAAGCCAAGAACTGCGATCTGTCCCCCGCTATGAGAGCCAAGATCGAACGAAACAGACAGCGGGCTCTGATGCTGAGGCAAGCCCGACTGGCCAGCAGACCGTCAGCAGGAGAAGGGGGTGGAACCTCGGCTAAAGTCGCCAAGACAGTCGACTCTGGAGGAGGGTTCTTCattgatgaagaagaggagggacaggaggagcAAAGGACAAAGAAAGTGGTGCATCAACCAG CCCCGGTGATGGAGGCCGACTATCTGCTGTGTGATGACTGTGACAAGCCGTTTATGGATTCCTACCTCAGCAACGGCTTCGATCTGGCAGTCTGTGACAGCTGCAG AGACAACGAGGTGAAACACAAGCTGATGTCCCGTACGGAGGCTAAGCAGCTCTACCTACTGAAGGACTGTGATCTGGACCAGAGGGAGCCAGTGCTGAGGTTTGTCCTGAGGAAGAACCCACACAACCCTCACTGGGGAGACATGAAACTCTACCTCAAGCTGCAG GTGGAGAAGCGCTCCTTAGAGGTGTGGGGCTCCGAGGAGGCCCTGGAGGAGGCCAAGGAGTCCAGAGAGGAGAACAGGGAGGTGCAGAAGCAGAAGCGCTTCAacaaaaaggtcaaag AGCTCCGTCGTGCGGTGAGGAGCAGCGTGTGGACAAAGGACACCAGTGCTCACCAGCACGAGTACGGCCCTGAGGAACTAGTGGATGAAGAGGAGGATCTCTACAGGAAGGTCTGTAACACCTGTGGACATGAACTGACCTATGAGAAGATGTAG